DNA from Paraburkholderia sp. ZP32-5:
GTTGCCGCCGCGGACGCCGCATCGTCAGCACTCGCTGAATTGTCCACCGTCGCAGCCGCTTCAGCCGCCTCGGGCGTCGAAGCGCCGTCCTGCGCCGGTATCGTCGAACCTTGCGCGACCGTACCCGATGCGCCCGTGTCGCTGCTCGCCGTGCCGCTCGCGCTCGCCTTCAGACGCGCAAGCCACGCGGACGAATCGCCGCCATTGGTCCGCCACATTCCGAGCGCGATGACTGCGACGACAATCGCCGCGATGCCCCACAGCCACGATCGACTCTTATGTCCGCTATCGCCAAGCGTCAGCGATACCTTACCGCGAGGCAGATCCTTGCCTGACGACGCCGGCATCGACAGATTCGGCGCCGGCACCCCTTTCTCGCGACGCAGCGCAGCCGTAAACGGCGCGGGATCGGCGTCGAGCATCTTCGCATAGCTGCGTACGACGCCAAGCGCGAAAGTCGTATCCGGCAGATGACTGATGTCGCCCGCTTCGAGCGCGCTCAACTTCGCAACCGACACTTTCAGCCGCGCCGACACGTCCTCGATCGTCCAGCCCTTCGATTCACGCAATTGGTGCAAGCGCGCGCCAACAGCCGCCAGCGAATCGAGAGCCGGCTGCACCGCGGGCTGGACCACCGCCCGCGCGACGGGTGCCGGATGACCTTCGTTCGTGTCTGTCTCGTGCGGCTGCGGGTGCTGCGGCTCACTCATCCCAAATCCTTTCGCGTCGATTCTTTTTTACTCGTGCGACCGGACGGGCTCGAGCCATGCGTCCGAATCGCAGACCGTTTATAACAAAATGTGCGGCTTTGTGTGCCGCTTCCGATCGATTCTGCAAACTTTCTTTTCAACCACCGGCATCAGGGAATTTCACACGCCCGCGAAGCTTTTCACTGACCGCCCGCGCCCTGCCGCCCCATACGATTACACGGCACGAACCTCGATCACCTTTGCTGCCTTCCCGGTGCGCTCAGCAAG
Protein-coding regions in this window:
- a CDS encoding helix-turn-helix domain-containing protein, whose protein sequence is MSEPQHPQPHETDTNEGHPAPVARAVVQPAVQPALDSLAAVGARLHQLRESKGWTIEDVSARLKVSVAKLSALEAGDISHLPDTTFALGVVRSYAKMLDADPAPFTAALRREKGVPAPNLSMPASSGKDLPRGKVSLTLGDSGHKSRSWLWGIAAIVVAVIALGMWRTNGGDSSAWLARLKASASGTASSDTGASGTVAQGSTIPAQDGASTPEAAEAAATVDNSASADDAASAAATPMPTPLTTGTAPGSASAVNATPTAAAPKAGSQAQAAAVGASAPVVVAGASTPAVTAAPGQSMIALSVTQDSWFSVRGKDGKELFSGLVHAGDAKEVSGDAPFKITVGNKAGLESLTLNGQPVDPAKYSAAKGNVARFSLP